The genomic stretch ATGGGGATCCAGCAACAGGACTTGCGAATAGACCAGTTCAGGGTCATCCGGCAGGTTTTTGCTGGCTTCTTCCAGCAGGCGAATCGCAGCTTTTTTATTCTGCATACGAGTTAAAATATCCGCCTGAGCCAGATAAAGGAAGCTGGCATGTTGCGGATAATTCACCCTTTCCTGTGTTAAGAAACGCAGCGCATCATGCAGCTTATCTTGCTGGGCGAAAATCGAAATCATGTTGCGACGCGAAACCGTGTAAAGACTGCCATCTACCAGCCGATAATAGGCTTTGGCGGTTTCATAATGCTGTTTGCGTTCTGCATTTACCGCCAGATAATAATAGGCTTCGTTTTGATATTGCGCAGAATAACGCAGTTCGACCAGATATTTTTCGGCCTTCTCGTATTCTTCCAGGTCGATACTGGTTAGTCCGGCAATAAACAGGGCTTCTTCGGCAGTCGGCCATTTTTTTAGAATGTCTTGCAGTTTTTTTAGCGCCAAAGTCGCTTCGTTCAGCTTGACCAGATATTTGACTTCGGCCAGACGTACATCCAGATTATTACGGTGTTTACGGCTGGATTTTTCATACCATTGCAGTGTCGCCTGAGTATCGCCGAGTGCATTGAGCAGATTGGCCTTCATCAGGATATAGCCGGTCGCATTCGGACGTTTTTTTAAGGCGCGGTTAACTGTATTTAAAGCCTGTTCAAGCTGACCATTTTGTGCTTCCAGACCGGCCACTAGCACCAGAATAGATGGATTGTCCTTGGCTTTAGTGGTGCTTAAGGCCTGAATCAGATAAGTACGATCCTCTGTGCCTTCCGGTGAAATTCCGGCGAGAATTTCTTCCAGATCGGCACTGTCATCAATTTGCAGGATTTTTTCTAAGGTCTCAGCAGCCAGCTCATATTCATGCGCTTTAAGGGCAATATGTGATAAATAAAATAAAGCAGGGACGTCTTGTGGCTCTTGTACCACCCAGTGCGTGGAGATATCTAGTGCTGCCTGTAGGTCATCATGTTCCAGCGCGACATTCAGTGCACGCTGCTTGACTGAAGTGGAATTGCTCTTGATCGCCAGCACCGTATAGTTGTGCAAAGCAGTCGGAATGTCATGTGCAGCGATGGCAAACTCAGCCATCATACTTTGTTTTATCGCATCATAATTTTGATTTGCATGGTAAACTGCTTCCGCTGCATAAAGATGCGCAGTCGAAGCCATGC from Acinetobacter lwoffii encodes the following:
- a CDS encoding tetratricopeptide repeat protein; its protein translation is MRQTISRINGPTIKQYSTTFLLVGSMASTAHLYAAEAVYHANQNYDAIKQSMMAEFAIAAHDIPTALHNYTVLAIKSNSTSVKQRALNVALEHDDLQAALDISTHWVVQEPQDVPALFYLSHIALKAHEYELAAETLEKILQIDDSADLEEILAGISPEGTEDRTYLIQALSTTKAKDNPSILVLVAGLEAQNGQLEQALNTVNRALKKRPNATGYILMKANLLNALGDTQATLQWYEKSSRKHRNNLDVRLAEVKYLVKLNEATLALKKLQDILKKWPTAEEALFIAGLTSIDLEEYEKAEKYLVELRYSAQYQNEAYYYLAVNAERKQHYETAKAYYRLVDGSLYTVSRRNMISIFAQQDKLHDALRFLTQERVNYPQHASFLYLAQADILTRMQNKKAAIRLLEEASKNLPDDPELVYSQVLLLDPHQDRNKLDELLSTLLKIEPNSPTYLNAYAYTLAMQNRRLEEARRYVEQALEYAPEQASILDTYGYICYLQNDFATAADVLYKAYQLNPNVKIGVRYARSLYMKGDLQHFHQVLQQLQQNHPNDPELKQLNSLLLAPQTKTS